The following are from one region of the Primulina eburnea isolate SZY01 chromosome 17, ASM2296580v1, whole genome shotgun sequence genome:
- the LOC140818784 gene encoding F-box protein At3g58530-like translates to MEVDKETATMEVWNRETVPTVMKIVCTRLPQRDLISLLLVSPWVHGNLISHPSLWQVLDFHEMDKAGDRLVAALSLSRYQNVKHIKLEFARDIEDKHLEIVKNVCRNSVGNLEVLNLNGCQKISDAGIDFITFNSPKLKDFSIYWNVRVSDLGIKNLVKNCKLVTNLNLSGCKNVSDESLKLIAKNYQGLLLLNITRCTKLTDGGLRTILLNCSSLQSLNLYALSSFTDVAYQKISLLIHLQFLDLCGAQNLSDEGLSCIANCKSLISLNLTWCVHITDQGVISIAQGCTFLEFLSLFGIVGVTDKSLEALSKCCSNTLTTLDVNGCIGIKRRSREELIHLFPKLKCFKVHS, encoded by the exons ATGGAAGTGGACAAAGAAACTGCAACGATGGAGGTGTGGAATAGAGAAACTGTGCCAACGGTGATGAAGATTGTCTGCACCAGACTTCCTCAGAGAGACCTAATCTCCCTTTTGCTTGTCAGCCCTTGGGTTCATGGAAATCTCATTTCTCACCCTTCCCTTTGGCAG GTTCTTGATTTTCATGAGATGGACAAGGCAGGGGATCGCCTAGTGGCAGCTCTCTCTCTG TCAAGATACCAGAATGTGAAGCATATAAAACTTGAGTTTGCTCGGGATATTGAAGATAAGCATCTAGAAATTGTTAAAAACGTG TGCAGAAATTCTGTTGGAAACTTAGAGGTTCTTAATTTGAACGGTTGCCAAAAGATATCTGACGCGGGTATAGATTTTATAACATTCAATAGCCCAAAATTAAAGGACTTCTCTATCTACTGGAATGTGAG GGTTTCAGATCTTGGAATTAAGAATCTGGTGAAGAATTGCAAACTCGTGACGAATTTGAACCTTAGTGGCTGTAAG AATGTCTCCGATGAAAGTTTGAAATTGATTGCCAAAAATTATCAGGGGTTGCTTTTATTGAACATCACGAG ATGCACCAAGCTGACCGATGGAGGTTTGCGAACGATATTGTTGAACTGCTCCTCTCTTCAGAGCTTAAATCTATACGCTCTTTCAAG TTTTACAGACGTAGCATACCAGAAGATTTCACTTTTAATCCATCTTCAATTTTTAGACCTCTGTGGCGCTCAG AATCTGTCTGATGAAGGACTTTCTTGCATAGCTAACTGCAAGAGCTTGATTTCACTCAATTTGACCTG GTGTGTGCATATAACCGATCAGGGTGTTATATCTATTGCACAAGGATGcacatttcttgaatttctgAG CTTGTTTGGGATAGTTGGGGTGACAGATAAGAGCTTGGAGGCCCTTTCAAAATGTTGCTCAAATACATTAACAACACTTGATGTCAATGGATGCATCGGCATAAAG AGACGTAGCCGTGAGGAATTGATTCATTTGTTTCCTAAACTCAAGTGCTTCAAGGTCCATAGCTAG